The Numida meleagris isolate 19003 breed g44 Domestic line chromosome 7, NumMel1.0, whole genome shotgun sequence genome contains a region encoding:
- the MIGA1 gene encoding mitoguardin 1, producing MSEEAVTEARFSLKTVALRAFHLPVSWYHSLIQIKLSPGLKKLFTVTAVSAISVIFLAHHFKRKRGRKNKQVSQWEPGHLLLECTKAAASEKGSSCSSSRQNLTLSLSSAKEKGSQSCIYANGGLFSKYSGSVQSLVSVQSATSCHSCACANSNSWDKADEEDIKLVNIPVTTPENLYLMGMELFEEALRRWEQALTFRNRQVEDEASCSSIKLGAGDAIAEESVEDIISAEFIHKLESLLQRAYRLQEEFEATLGTSDPASLANDIDKNTDITVKDNTDDFCLRDTLSIASTDSFVSTAELTEHREVRNTYGLDSLCHCPLYEEAMHLAEEGKIYSRVLRTEMFECLGDSDFLAKLHCIRQAFQIILSETANRIFLAESGRKILSALIVRARKNPKKFEDVFDEMIYFLEQTDHWDKTEMELAARGVKNLNFYDVVLDFILMDSFEDLENPPISIQNVVNNRWLNSSFKETAVASSCWSVLKQKRQQMKVPDGFFAHFYAVCEHISPVLAWGFLGPRNSLYDLCCFFKDQVLFFLKDIFDFEKVRYSTMESLAEDLMQLLIRRTELLMAYLGADSLRHASACVSGHGQVMTSGLLEAKVQ from the exons ATGTCAGAGGAGGCTGTTACCGAGGCACGCTTTTCTCTGAAGACAGTGGCTCTACGGGCATTTCACCTTCCTGTGTCCTGGTATCACTCTCTCATACAG ataaaacTTTCCCCTGGGTTGAAGAAGCTATTCACAGTCACAGCAGTGAGTGCAatctctgtcatttttctggcccatcattttaaaagaaaacgtggaaggaaaaacaagcaagtgTCACAATGGGAGCCAGGTCATCTACTATTAGAATGTACCAAAGCGGCCGCATCAGAAAAAG GTTCAAGTTGTTCCAGTAGCCGACAAAACTTGACTctttctctgagctctgccaagGAAAAAGGATCACAGTCGTGTATCTATGCAAATGGAGGGCTTTTCAGTAAATACTCTGGTTCAGTTCAGAGTCTGGTCTCA GTTCAGAGTGCCACTTCTTGTCACAGTTGTGCTTGTGCCAATTCTAATTCCTGGGACAAAGCAGATGAAGAGGATATTAAGCTTGTTAATATTCCAGTGACTACACCTGAAAATTTATATTTGATGG GTATGGAGCTCTTTGAAGAGGCACTGCGTCGATGGGAGCAGGCATTAACTTTCCGTAACAGGCAAGTGGAAGATGAAGCAAGCTGTAGTTCCATCAAGCTGGGAGCAGGAGATGCAATTGCGGAAGAAAGTGTAGAA GATATCATTAGTGCTGAATTCATCCATAAGCTTGAATCCCTGCTTCAAAGAGCTTATCGTCTTCAAGAGGAGTTTGAGGCCACCCTTGGGACCTCTGATCCTGCGTCTCTGGCTAATGATATTG ataaaaatacagacattaCTGTAAAGGACAACACAGATGATTTTTGCCTTCGAGATACATTAAGCATTGCATCGACTGACTCCTTTGTTTCTACAGCTGAG CTTACAGAGCACAGAGAAGTTCGTAATACCTATGGCCTAGATTCCCTTTGCCATTGTCCACTGTACGAAGAAGCAATGCACTTAGCAGAAGAAGGCAAAATTTATTCACGAGTGTTAAG gacTGAAATGTTTGAATGTCTTGGAGACAGCGACTTCCTTGCTAAGCTTCATTGTATTCGGCAAGCTTTTCAG AtaattctttcagaaacagcaaacagaatatttcttgctgaaagtggaagaaaaattttatCTGCCCTAATTGTGAGAGCACGAAAG AATCCAAAGAAATTTGAAGATGTCTTTGATGAAATGATATATTTCTTGGAACAAACAGATCACTGGGATAAGACTGAAATGGAACTTGCTGCTAGAGGA GTGAAAAACTTGAATTTTTATGATGTTGTTCTGGACTTCATACTGATGGATTCATTTGAAGATTTGGAAAATCCACCAATATCTATACAGAATGTAGTAAACAACCGCTGGCTAAATTCCTCTTTTAAAGAAACG gCTGTGGCTTCAAGCTGTTGGTCAgtactgaagcagaaaagacagcaaatgaAG GTACCTGATGGATTTTTTGCTCATTTCTATGCTGTATGTGAACATATCAGCCCTGTTTTGGCATGGGGTTTTTTGGGTCCTAGAAATTCTCTTTATGACTTATGCTGCTTCTTCAAG GATCaagtgcttttcttcctcaaagACATCTTTGACTTCGAAAAGGTGCGATACTCAACTATGGAGAGTTTGGCTGAAGACCTTATGCAATTATTAATCCGACGCACTGAACTTTTAATGGCCTATCTTGGAGCAGATTCACTGAGACATGCCAGTGCTTGTGTAAGTGGTCATGGGCAAGTCATGACCAGTGGGCTCTTAGAAGCAAAGGTACAGTAA